In the Candidatus Paceibacterota bacterium genome, CACTCGTCACCTTAACGAATACACTTCTATGGATATCGAAATGGGTTTCATAAAAGACCATAATGATATAATGGACATTGAAAACAAGTTTATGATTTATCTGTCAGAAACCTTGAAAAGAGAATGTCAAAAAGAATTCGATTCACTAGGCGCTACAATACCTAATGTATCAGAAAATACACCCAAGATGACCTTACGAGAAGCACAAAAACTTATTACTAAAGAAACCGGAAAAGATTGTACAAATGAACCCGATCTGGAACCAGAACATGAACGTTGGCTATGTAACTATGCTTTGAAACAATTCAATTCTGAATTTATCTTCATCACCAACTTCCCAACCGCAAAAAGACCTTTCTACACTTACAGAGATGAGGTAGATCCAACTTATACTAAAGGTTTTGACTTACTCTTCCGTGGTGTCGAAATAACAACTGGTGCTCAACGTATCCACAACTACGATGATCTAGTTGCTTCAATGAAAGAAAAAAAGTTGGATCCAGAAAAATTTAGCTATTATTTACAAGCTTTCAAATACGGTCTACCACCACATGGAGGTTTTGGATTGGGACTTGAACGTCTAACAGCAAAATTGTTAAATATTGAAAACATTAAAGAAGCTACCCTATTTCCAAGAGATATAAACAGAATCGATAATCTGCTCTCAAAATAATAACATCGAGGTCGGACCTTGATAGACATCAAAAACAACCACATTAAGTGGTTGTTTTTCTGTAACGAAATTACAAGAATAGATTATTTCTTGCTCTTCCAAGCGTACTTTTTCGTAAGTCGCTTCTTGGTCTTTCTGGACCTTGAGGTTTTCAAGATCATGTTTACTCTTTTAGCCATAATCCAATAGTAACACAGTTTTGTAGTATGATGTAGTGGTGAACAAAACTGACGAACAATTAGCAGAACTTTGCCGTAAACAAGACCATCAGGCTTTTCAAGAACTGATGAATCGTTATCTTCGGCCGATATTCAATTTCAATAGACAATATGCAAGAGCAATAGAAGATGTTGACGACATCACTCAAGATACTTTCTTCAAGGTCTGGAAATATATTGGAAAATTCAAACAAGGCATGACTTTTCGGCCTTGGTTATACACGATAGCCAGAAACACCGCTTTGGATCATATAAAAAAGAAAAAGGCAGTTTCATTCTCAGAATTAGATGATAACGAAAACAACCTTTCTTTTGCAGAGACAATAGAAGATATTGAGCCGTCACAAATAGAAATCCTCGAAAATGATATTTTATCAAAAAACTTATCAGGTAAATTAGAATCCCTTCATCCAGACTATCAAGCAGTAATAACTCTACGCTATAACGAAGAGATGACTTTTGAAGAAATAGCTGTAGTTGTAAATAGACCGATGAACACAGTCAAAAGTTGGCACCGAAGAGCACTCATTCAATTACAAAAACTAATGAAAGATCACTTGCACCAAAAACATTAATTAAGTCGTAATATTATCAAACACCATTGTTGTCATTCCCGCGAAGGCGGGAATCCAGGATATTACCAAGAAAATTTGTTGCTAGTATTCATGGATTCACCGGTCCATTCGACACGATTTTGCTAAATCGCCTTCGCGGGAATGACACAAAGACACAAAATATGAAAAACGTAATCAAAATAAACCAGATAGAACCATCGCCAAAGCTGGCTTTTTCTATTATGGAAAAAATTACAAAATACGAAACTAGACATTTCCGTATCAGAGTCGCTTTACATTCCATTCTCACAATAGGAACCAGCTTAGCTTTCATACCAACTATCAGTTACTTTGGTGAAGGCTTATCCCAATCTGGCTTCTCTTCATATATGTCCCTCATCATTTCTGATAGTTCATATGTCATGAGTCATTTCGGCAATCTCGTACTTTCTGTTGCAACTTCATGGCCAGTATTAGCAAGCATCATCGTCCTTGGTCTAACGATAATCCTTATCAATTCAATCCGTAGAATAGTCCAGTATTCAAGTGCATTATCATTCAATCATAACCCATCACTATCATGAGTATAAAAACATTTTTTCAAACAAATTCTGTCTCAAAGATCATCGGTGGTCTAGGTATATTACTCATAGCCCTCGTCATTTTCCAAGCTGGAGCTTTTGTCGGTTATCACAAAGGGGCTTTTTCTAGTAACTGGAATAACAACTACATGATGAGAGATGCTGATGACCCACGTTCATTCTTCGCACCATTCATGCATCGTGGCGATGATATAAACCCTCACGGTGCTGTTGGTGAAATAGTTTCCATGAATCTTCCTTTAGTAATGATAAAGGGTCCAAATAGAGCCGAAGAAGTCATTATCGTAGGCACAAGTACAACCATTCGCAATTTTAGACAAACAGTTTCAGCTAGCGATCTTTCCATAGGTAGTCAAGTTGTAGTTATAGGCGAACCAAATGACAAGGGTCAAATACAAGCAGAACTCGTAAGGATCATGCCAACCCCACCTTCAGGTTTTCCTCCTATGATGTCTAGTTCATCCCCACGAAGATAAATTATAAAAACATGATTAAACAAAATATTTTTAAGAAGATTTTTAATTGGTCAAAAAGTCACAGGATTTTATCTATAATCATATTTTTGGTTATCATCTTTATTGGTTATCGCATATACAAATCTGTATTTCCTACGGTCACAATACCTTCTTATACTCTCTCCATGGCAAAGATGGGTTCTATCACCCAGACCATCACTGGTAGTGGTCAAGTTTCAGCTTCCAATCAAACCGACATTCTCAGTCAATCTTCAGGAACAATAAAATCCATCAATGTTTCAGTCGGTCAGACTGTTCATACGGGTGACCTCATCGCTACCATTGACTCAGTCAATGCTTCAATAAACCTTGAAAGTGCCAAATTGTCTTATGCAAAACTAGTCAAACCTGCTACATCAGCTGATATTGCTATATCAAAAAATAATTTAACAAAGGCTTATGACTCTGGCTGGAATGCAGTTTCTGGAGTATTCCTAAATCTACCAAATATTATGTCTGGAATGAAAGACCTTTTGTACAGTCAGACAGGATTTCTTAGTGATCAAAACTCAGCATCTCTTTCATCTATGGGTAGGACTTACCGTGACACCACTGGTAGAAGCTATGATTTAGCAGTTGCTCAATATCAAAAAGTTCTACAAGAATACAAAGATCTAACTCGTACCAGTGCCACTTCTAGTATAGATATACTCATAGCAGATACATACACAACTATAAAGATGGTATCTGAAGCAACAGCAAATGCTCAAAATGCCATCAACTATATTATTACCAATCAATCTGAATATCAAAGTTCCTCGGCTAGTTCTGCATTATCCAGTGTTACGACATGGTCTAGCCAAGCTAATTCCGATGTTTCAAATATAATTTCTGCTCAAAATTCTATCCTAAGTTCTGCAAATTCATTTGATACCTTGATCACTGGCGCTGATTCTCTAGACATAAGATCTGCACAACTCAACCTTGAACAAGCTCAGAGGACTTATGACGATTATTTCGTAAGAGCTCCATACAACGGTATCATTGGACGTATTCCAGTAAATGTCTACGGACAAGCTAGTTCTGGTACGACAATAGCTACAATAATCGGTCAGCAAAAGATGGCTAGTATCTCTTTGAATGAAGTAGATGCCGCCAAAATCAAAGTCGGTCAATCTGTCAAAATAACTTTTGATGCTATAGATAATTTTAACGCCGTCGGAACAGTTTCTGTTGTAGATCAGATCGGTACAGTTTCTAGTGGTGTAGTTTCTTATGGAGTAAAAATACTCATCAATACAGATGATGCTCGTATCAAACCAGGCATGAGTGTTAACACAACTATTATCACCTTACAAAAAGATAATGTTTTGACTGTGCCTTCTTCCGCAATAAAGAAACAAGGTAATGAAAGTTACGTACAGACTTTAGAAAAATCTCTATTTACTTCCACAGTTGCACCAACCAATACCACAGGAACCACAACTAGAAATTACAATGGTCTTGCTAGCACAACGAGAAACTTCGCTGGTACTCAAAATACTCGCGCAGTCACCATTTCAACCAATACCACTCCAAAGAAAGTCATCGTAACCACCGGAGATTCTGATGATACAAATACTGAAATACTAAGTGGATTAAATCGTGGTGATCTCGTAATTACAAAAACAACAAACGGAAGTTCTGCCCAGACGACCACAGCTCCAAGTATTCTCTCTGGTATGACAGGAGCTCGCAGGACAAGTGGTTCTGTTAGTATGCCAACGCGTTAATCTGGATGTCTGACATCCGGAAGCCTCATTTCCAGAATCCGCTCCGCCAACAAAAACATGATTGAAATTTCAAAAATAACCAAGACCTATATGAATGGTGAAAATGCTACACATGCTTTACGTGGTGTTTCATTCACTATTCAAGATGGAGAATTTGTAGCGATCATGGGACCTTCTGGATCTGGTAAATCAACCCTTATGCACATACTAGGTGCTCTAGATACACCAACGTCTGGGACTTACAAACTAGATGGTCATGATGTTTCCAAACTTTCTGACGATGAACTAGCTGACATTCGCAGAAACCAAATAGGCTTCGTCTTCCAATCATTCAACCTTCTACCACGTGCCACCGCTTTGCGAAATGTCACTTTGCCACTCATTTACGCTGATGTTCCAGAACATGAGCGTGTCAAACGTGCAGAAGATTCACTCATATCCGCAGGCATGACCGCTGACCGTTTCAACCACAAATCAAATGAACTTTCTGGTGGACAAATACAACGCGTAGCTATTGCAAGAGCTTTGGTCAACAACCCTTCTCTCATTTTGGCAGATGAACCAACTGGTAACCTAGACTCACAGACTGGAGATATTGTTTTAGGAACATTTCAAAAATTAAATAAAGAAATGGGAAGAACTATTATTCTCATCACTCATGAACGCGAGGTAGCTGAACATGCAGATAGAATCATTTATATAAAAGATGGTTTGATATTAGAAGATGGTAGTGGGCATGAAAAAAGACTTATTCATCATGGTAAAAAAGGAGATTAGTACAGATAATACTCCAAATAAAATATGACCACCCAAGATATTATTCACGAAACATTCTCTGCCCTAACGGCCAACAAAATCCGTACTTCCCTTACCATGCTCGGCATCATCATTGGTATTAGTTCAGTTATCATCATGGTCTCTATCGGACAAGGTGCTCAAAATACTATCCAATCATCCATTCAATCCATCGGTTCAAACCTGATAATGGTTTCCCCCGGAGCGACTAGAAGTTTTGGCTACACAGCTTCCACTGGCCGTGGTTCTGCAAAAACTTTGACCATAGAAGATGTTGACGCTATCTCAAATGAGATTCAAAACATTGCCGCCATATCTCCAGAAGTAAGTGGTAGATATCAGATAACCGCAAAAGGTACCAATTCCAATACTTCAGTTACTGGAGTAAAGCCAGCCTATACATCTGTTCATAATATTTCTGTTGATAATGGTTCTTTTATTTCTGATGAAAATGTTTCAAATAGATCTAAAGTTGCTGTCATCGGTCCAACTACAAGCGAAGATTTATTTGGTGTAGGAGTAGATGCTGTCGGTCAATCCATCCGTATCAATGGTATGGAATTCAAAGTTATAGGTATAACGAAATCAAAAGGTGGTAGTGGTCTCGGTAATCAAGATGATGCCATCTATGTTCCTCTTTCATCAGCCCAACTTTTTCTTATTGGAGATTCAAACTATGTAACTGCTCTCAGTATTTCCGCTACAGAATCATCTGTAATGAAACAGCTGCAAAGTGATATCACAGCACTACTCATGGAACGTCACAAGATCAAAGATCCTGCCAGTGCCGACTTCAGTGTTATGAACCAAGCTGACATTGTCTCTGCAGCTTCCAGCGTTACGAGCACCTTCACGATCCTTCTCGCTGCTGTAGCCGGTATTTCTCTCGTCGTCGGTGGTATCGGTATTATGAATATGATGCTCACAACCGTAACAGAGAGGACTCGTGAGATAGGCCTACGCAAAGCTATTGGCGCCAAAGCAAGAGATATCAATATTCAATTTCTAACTGAAGCAGTTGCCCTCACGGTCATCGGTGGTGCTATCGGAGTCTTCTTGGGCTGGTTGGTATGTTATGCAATAACCTATTTTGGAGTCCTACAGACTTCTCTTTCTATATCATCCATTCTTCTAGCTTTTGGAGTTTCAGCAGCTATAGGAATAATCTTTGGATATTATCCAGCCAATAGGGCTTCGAAATTGAATCCGATTGAAGCGTTGAGGTATGAGTAATCGTTGTCATTCCCGCGAAGGCGGGAATCCAGGATTATTACAAACCAATAGTCTATATTTTGTGGTAACCATGGATTCCCGCCTTCGCGGGAATGACACAACAATCATAAATTCCCTAAAAACACTTTCTCCAATATCTTTTGTTCTATCAGTTCCTTTGGATTACCTTCTGCATAAATTTTACCCTTATCAAGTACGTACGCTCGCTTTGTGATTTCAAGTAATGATTTCAGATTATGTTCAACGACAAATATTGCCGTTTTTCTTCGTTCATTTATTTCTTTTATTTTTTCAAATACTTCTTTAACTATTTTTGGCGCAAGTCCTAATGATGGTTCGTCCAATAATAAGACTTTCGGATCTGGCATAAGTCCACGGGCAATAGCAAGCATTTGTTGTTGACCACCAGACAATGTTCCGGACTTAGCTTTGAGTTTCGTTTTTAGAGCAGGAAACAATTCTAGGACGTTTGCTATTCTTTCTTTGCGGTCAACATTACTCTTCACATTAAAACCACCTATTTCTAGGTTTTCCAAAACAGTCAAATGATGGAACACTCGACGCCCTTGTGGTACAAACGACACTCCTCTTTCTACGACTTCATACGATACTGGTTTGAATGGTTGTCCTTCCCAAAACACTTCTCCAGAATCAATAGGTGCGAGTCCAAATATTGCTTTTAGAATCGTTGATTTTCCCGCTCCATTTGGGCCCATGAGGGCTACAATCTCTCCTTCGTCAATGGAAACAGAAGCACCGTCAAGAGCTTTGACTCCACCATAGTGGACGTGGATGTTTTTGAGTTGTAATAGGATTTCAGTAGTCATATATTATTCCCCTAAATAAG is a window encoding:
- the aspS gene encoding aspartate--tRNA(Asn) ligase, whose protein sequence is MQRTYIKDLKDYIGKEVIISGYVDVRRNQGKMVFFEFRDRTSKVQGVVLPNNVEALESSKEIRPEWVVKIIGVVNKRPEKNIQAGKMNGDIELEIKRIDVIGTAKELPFEKDSEINIDTYLDYLPLTLRNQKHTAVFKIQAIIAKAFRDFFTGEGFTEFQAPKLIGDDAEGGANSFDVTYFKHIAHLAQSPQLYKQIMVGVFERVFTIGNVYRAEKHSTTRHLNEYTSMDIEMGFIKDHNDIMDIENKFMIYLSETLKRECQKEFDSLGATIPNVSENTPKMTLREAQKLITKETGKDCTNEPDLEPEHERWLCNYALKQFNSEFIFITNFPTAKRPFYTYRDEVDPTYTKGFDLLFRGVEITTGAQRIHNYDDLVASMKEKKLDPEKFSYYLQAFKYGLPPHGGFGLGLERLTAKLLNIENIKEATLFPRDINRIDNLLSK
- a CDS encoding RNA polymerase sigma factor translates to MNKTDEQLAELCRKQDHQAFQELMNRYLRPIFNFNRQYARAIEDVDDITQDTFFKVWKYIGKFKQGMTFRPWLYTIARNTALDHIKKKKAVSFSELDDNENNLSFAETIEDIEPSQIEILENDILSKNLSGKLESLHPDYQAVITLRYNEEMTFEEIAVVVNRPMNTVKSWHRRALIQLQKLMKDHLHQKH
- a CDS encoding HlyD family efflux transporter periplasmic adaptor subunit, giving the protein MIKQNIFKKIFNWSKSHRILSIIIFLVIIFIGYRIYKSVFPTVTIPSYTLSMAKMGSITQTITGSGQVSASNQTDILSQSSGTIKSINVSVGQTVHTGDLIATIDSVNASINLESAKLSYAKLVKPATSADIAISKNNLTKAYDSGWNAVSGVFLNLPNIMSGMKDLLYSQTGFLSDQNSASLSSMGRTYRDTTGRSYDLAVAQYQKVLQEYKDLTRTSATSSIDILIADTYTTIKMVSEATANAQNAINYIITNQSEYQSSSASSALSSVTTWSSQANSDVSNIISAQNSILSSANSFDTLITGADSLDIRSAQLNLEQAQRTYDDYFVRAPYNGIIGRIPVNVYGQASSGTTIATIIGQQKMASISLNEVDAAKIKVGQSVKITFDAIDNFNAVGTVSVVDQIGTVSSGVVSYGVKILINTDDARIKPGMSVNTTIITLQKDNVLTVPSSAIKKQGNESYVQTLEKSLFTSTVAPTNTTGTTTRNYNGLASTTRNFAGTQNTRAVTISTNTTPKKVIVTTGDSDDTNTEILSGLNRGDLVITKTTNGSSAQTTTAPSILSGMTGARRTSGSVSMPTR
- a CDS encoding ABC transporter ATP-binding protein, which translates into the protein MIEISKITKTYMNGENATHALRGVSFTIQDGEFVAIMGPSGSGKSTLMHILGALDTPTSGTYKLDGHDVSKLSDDELADIRRNQIGFVFQSFNLLPRATALRNVTLPLIYADVPEHERVKRAEDSLISAGMTADRFNHKSNELSGGQIQRVAIARALVNNPSLILADEPTGNLDSQTGDIVLGTFQKLNKEMGRTIILITHEREVAEHADRIIYIKDGLILEDGSGHEKRLIHHGKKGD
- a CDS encoding ABC transporter permease; the encoded protein is MTTQDIIHETFSALTANKIRTSLTMLGIIIGISSVIIMVSIGQGAQNTIQSSIQSIGSNLIMVSPGATRSFGYTASTGRGSAKTLTIEDVDAISNEIQNIAAISPEVSGRYQITAKGTNSNTSVTGVKPAYTSVHNISVDNGSFISDENVSNRSKVAVIGPTTSEDLFGVGVDAVGQSIRINGMEFKVIGITKSKGGSGLGNQDDAIYVPLSSAQLFLIGDSNYVTALSISATESSVMKQLQSDITALLMERHKIKDPASADFSVMNQADIVSAASSVTSTFTILLAAVAGISLVVGGIGIMNMMLTTVTERTREIGLRKAIGAKARDINIQFLTEAVALTVIGGAIGVFLGWLVCYAITYFGVLQTSLSISSILLAFGVSAAIGIIFGYYPANRASKLNPIEALRYE
- a CDS encoding ABC transporter ATP-binding protein, coding for MTTEILLQLKNIHVHYGGVKALDGASVSIDEGEIVALMGPNGAGKSTILKAIFGLAPIDSGEVFWEGQPFKPVSYEVVERGVSFVPQGRRVFHHLTVLENLEIGGFNVKSNVDRKERIANVLELFPALKTKLKAKSGTLSGGQQQMLAIARGLMPDPKVLLLDEPSLGLAPKIVKEVFEKIKEINERRKTAIFVVEHNLKSLLEITKRAYVLDKGKIYAEGNPKELIEQKILEKVFLGNL